The following are encoded together in the Bos taurus isolate L1 Dominette 01449 registration number 42190680 breed Hereford chromosome 12, ARS-UCD2.0, whole genome shotgun sequence genome:
- the GPR12 gene encoding G-protein coupled receptor 12 translates to MNEDPKVNVSGLPPEFVDAGASGNISAEVSSQVPVLQPEPELVVNPWDIVLCTSGTLISCENAIVVLIIFHNPSLRAPMFLLIGSLALADLLAGIGLIVNFVFAYLLQSEATKLVTIGLIVASFSASVCSLLAITVDRYLSLYYALTYHSERTVTFTYVMLFMLWGTSICLGLLPVLGWNCLRDESTCSVVRPLTKNNAAILSVSFLFTFALMLQLYIQICKIVMRHAHQIALQHHFLATSHYVTTRKGISTLAIILGTFAACWMPFTLYSLIADYTYPSIYTYATLLPATYNSIINPVIYAFRNQEIQKALCLVCCGCVPPSLSQRARSPSDV, encoded by the coding sequence ATGAATGAAGACCCGAAAGTCAATGTAAGCGGGCTGCCTCCGGAGTTTGTAGATGCCGGTGCCTCCGGGAACATCTCGGCGGAGGTCTCCTCCCAGGTCCCTGTCCTGCAGCCGGAGCCGGAGCTGGTGGTTAACCCCTGGGACATTGTCTTATGTACCTCgggaaccctcatctcctgcgaAAATGCCATCGTGGTCCTTATCATCTTCCATAACCCCAGCCTGCGGGCACCCATGTTTCTGCTGATAGGCAGCCTGGCGCTTGCAGACCTGCTGGCCGGCATCGGACTCATTGTCAATTTCGTGTTTGCCTACCTGCTTCAGTCAGAGGCCACCAAGCTGGTCACCATCGGACTCATCGTGGCCTCTTTCTCTGCCTCCGTCTGCAGCTTGCTGGCCATCACGGTTGACCGCTACCTCTCCCTGTATTACGCCCTGACCTACCACTCAGAGAGGACGGTCACGTTTACCTACGTCATGCTCTTCATGCTCTGGGGGACCTCCATCTGCCTGGGCCTGCTGCCGGTCCTGGGCTGGAACTGCCTGCGGGACGAGTCCACCTGCAGCGTGGTCAGGCCTCTCACCAAGAACAACGCTGCCATCctgtctgtctccttcctcttcaCCTTCGCACTCATGCTGCAGCTCTACATCCAGATCTGTAAGATCGTCATGCGGCACGCCCATCAGATCGCCCTGCAGCACCACTTCCTGGCCACCTCACACTACGTGACCACCCGGAAGGGGATCTCCACCCTGGCCATCATCCTGGGGACCTTCGCTGCTTGCTGGATGCCTTTCACCCTCTACTCCTTGATCGCTGATTACACGTACCCCTCCATCTACACCTACGCCACCCTCCTGCCCGCCACCTACAACTCCATCATCAACCCCGTCATATATGCTTTCAGAAACCAGGAGATCCAGAAGGCCCTCTGCCTCGTGTGCTGTGGCTGCGTCCCACCCAGCCTGTCCCAGAGAGCGCGGTCGCCCAGCGACGTGTAG